The following are encoded together in the Tamandua tetradactyla isolate mTamTet1 chromosome 14, mTamTet1.pri, whole genome shotgun sequence genome:
- the LOC143655073 gene encoding olfactory receptor 4F15-like — MNGANHFVVSEFVFLGLSNSWEIQLLLFCFFFLFYVSSTMGNLLTVVTVTSDAYLHSPMYFLLANLSIIDLLFCSIAAPKMICDLFKKQKAISFGGCLAQIFFSHAVGSTEMVRLIAMAFEDMWPYISLNYLEIMTPWMCILILVVACAIGLMHSLTQLAFIVNLPFCGPNVLDSFYCDIPQLIKLACTETYRLEFMVTVNSGFISLGAFFLLILSYIFILASLQKHSSGGSSKALSTLSAHISVVVLFFGPLIFFYMWPSPSTHLDKFLALFDAILTPFLNPVIYTFRNREMKMAMRRVFGQVKIFRIII; from the coding sequence ATGAATGGAGCCAACCACTTTGTAGTGTCTGAGTTTGTGTTCCTGGGCCTCTCCAATTCCTGGGAGATTCAGcttcttctcttttgctttttcttccttttctatgtgTCCAGTACGATGGGAAACCTCCTCACAGTGGTCACTGTGACCTCTGACGCTTACCTACACTCCCCCATGTACTTTCTGCTTGCCAACCTCTCCATCATTGACCTGCTGTTTTGTTCCATTGCAGCACCCAAGATGATTTGTGATCTTTTCAAGAAGCAGAAAGCCATCTCCTTTGGAGGCTGTTTAGCTCAGATCTTCTTTAGCCATGCAGTTGGAAGCACTGAGATGGTGCGGCTCATAGCCATGGCTTTTGAAGATATGTGGCCATATATAAGCCTCAATTACCTGGAAATCATGACCCCATGGATGTGCATTTTGATATTAGTGGTTGCCTGCGCCATTGGTCTTATGCACTCATTGACCCAGTTGGCTTTTATTGTAAATTTGCCCTTCTGTGGCCCTAATGTATTAGATAGCTTTTACTGTGACATACCTCAGCTCATCAAACTTGCTTGCACAGAAACCTATAGATTGGAGTTCATGGTGACTGTTAATAGTGGGTTCATTTCTTTGGGAGCTTTCTTTTTGCTCATCCTTTCTTACATCTTCATCCTGGCCAGTCTTCAGAAACACTCCTCTGGTGGTTCATCCAAAGCTCTTTCTACTCTGTCAGCTCATATTTCTGTGGTGGTTTTATTCTTTggtccactgatttttttctatatgtgGCCATCTCCTTCAACACATCTGGATAAATTTCTAGCTCTGTTTGATGCTATTTTAACTCCTTTTCTAAATCCAGTCATTTATACATTCAGGAATAGAGAAATGAAGATGGCAATGAGGAGAGTGTTTGGTCAGGTGAAAATCTTTAGAATCATCATTTAG